From the genome of Medicago truncatula cultivar Jemalong A17 chromosome 2, MtrunA17r5.0-ANR, whole genome shotgun sequence:
TCTTAGGATGAACAAAATCACTATTGGATGGTTTACTTGCTGATGAATCCTTCAAAAGTTCTGAGCTGATTAGTCTTGTTGAAGGGTAAGGATCAGAATGACACCTTAACatctttggttttatatttaACAAGTTATCAAAATACCAACACTCTTCAAGTAGATTCATTGCTTCCACTTTTTCATCTTTGCAAAAAGAAGATTCACAAGAGCTATTATTATCATTTGGATCCATGTGTTTCAACTTTTCTAACTTTTTCACCCTtacatgtatgtatgtatgtatgtattctGAATTTATATGGGATCTTTTTGCATCTTGTGACactcaatttttgtttaaattaattgaatgtggCAGAGTCATGTTAATATTTTGACTATATTAATGTATGATGATTGAAACTGTGTTTTTCTAGATAAGCCATGTGAGATATGTCACCATGTGCTTTAACATGTCCTTATATTATTTCTTTAGACATAATCAACTTAAATAAATGTCCAAAAAATAAGTGTTGTATGATAGAGAAACGTATGTCTCTATAGCatttaattttgtcaaatagcACCTATATTGCAATTATAGGTTAATGGGATTTGAACAAGTCATTATTGTTATGCAATACATTcattatttaatacaaaataatcattttaggagatgatacaaaatattgttaaatagaaGTTATGAAGGTTACATcgaatcctttaaaaaaaaaaaaattacgacgGTTATATTACACGTAGCGTAgaggaatttgaacaaactattATTTTCTGCGATCCATAATCGACAAAACAGatgaaataataatacaaaacaaaatatggATGAGTACAAAGAAGCCAAGTGGGGCTATGTAGCATTGAATCTCCACAACTAGAAAATAATTGGTAGGGACTGCTTTCAATAGAACTGGCTCTGTCATGCCAGCACATCCCATGTGATGTAGTTTTTGTTTATGGAGCCACTCCACACCACAGAAcaagttaaattaattattgtgTTTGGTAGATtacaacaaataatttattttatttaaggataatatttttttaaacattattaggctaataattaaattaataattgttttaattaagaATTTTAATACTTCATCCATTCCTTTGTAACTGTAGTTTCTATATTAACTaatgttttgtcaaaaattatCCTAACTATTTATTGCTGAGagaaaaatgagaaataaaacaataaatattcaaggatattattaaaaaaaatactgtaAACAATTCTACAAACAgtgtccctcaaaaaaaaactataaacagtgataatttttttttataaatatgtaaataatctaaaacatcaattaaaaaggaatggaATAGTagtatacataaatatatttttataaaataagtttttttttttgaacggaTAAAATAAGGTTGTTTAAATATAACCAtgttataatgttgttttttcatatattattttccaATCTCTTATTCTCTTAGAGGCTATGTGACAGCTAAAGGTATGTAATTGAGAAAGACCTTTATTCCTTCCTTTACGGTGCATTCTTTTAGCAGATTGTATACAGTGacttttgcatttttttaattgtcacaagTCACGACGACAAAGTTCTTAGCTGTCCAAATATTATGAGTGTTTAACAAGAATAATTTAACTTCAAATACCATAAATACATGTAGTAGTTTTTGTTGTAATCATTGTTAGAATGAGTTAGCATCATCATTGTTTATTGTTTATGCAATAGATGAATGGGAATCTAATCAAGTCATTTACACCATAAGTTTGGTTTTGGCAACGAATAGGAGTGAGTTGTATGGTATTTTTATATGTTGtgtcttcttttcttttctttttttcctttgatgAGTGATTTTTCTGGTGTCATTTTCCCTCTTGGCTTTTGTTTCCTGTGGCTTGTCTTGGTAAGCTCTcaccattcataaaaaaatgaatggtAATCATTATTTTGACTTATCTAATAACAATCCTAAAATCTTCACAATTTTTATCTAAACTTTTAGATATTGTCTCGGTGTATTGTACAACTATCAAGTGTCTTATTGAGATtgattttcaagattttaagaGAATTAAgataaatttcatttatttattatggagAAAAAAGTTAGGGGAGGCGTCCTCTCATCTAAGGTGAGGAAGAATCATCAACCTCATtgataatttacaaagaaatttGTAGTTGAACCTAAGTCAGAACAAATATAAACAGAAGATTTAACCATATGTGTCAACTataattgatgatgaatttcattttagttattagaacaaaattacattttcaATTAAGTATTTTAACATATGTTTTAGGGAAACATAAATGTTACATTGTTGAAGGTCTACATTGGCATGATAAACTGACCTAATAAGGAAACTAAAGCTCCAAATTTTTCGTGGTTAGCTCATCTAACTATGATGACTGTGATATGCTTGAATTGGATttcaatttaagaaaaatatgaaagcCTCCTTATTCAaccaataaatattattttgaagtgTAAATTTCAACTTAACCAattgtaaggaaaaaaaaaatcaacttaacCGAAAATACtgtttgatataatatttggtcaAGTCTTATAAAAgacatttgttttaatttaagtaCAAACAATACAAAGAGTGGAACAAAAGttggaattattttaatattttaaattttcatattgttGTCATGTCAAAACAATAGGctttaaacatgtttttaatccttatatacttccaaataatatttaagcctaaaatataaaactaaaaattattattaaatatttggCTACCTTGAGCAGTAATAATCAAATTGGAAAAGCTATTTGAGATGGGAGGATTGAAGACATCTATTTTTTGCTGATGAAATGAAAGCACTCAAAGAAGCTCCATGGGAATTTTCTGAGGTCAAAACTCAAAAACTATAACTTAATCTAATAGTAAAAAATTACTTACAACTGCTGCTAAGCATTCaaagctataaaaaaaaaaaaaacaatatagttTAATCTAAAGAGCCCTTAGTCTTAACTATTAACTCTATCAGAGAACAAAGACACAATTTCTCAAATTTACAGTGAAGAGGGGCATCCTTTGCAGGGTCCATAGGAACTAGCACACCATCTCTGAatacaaatttcaaatcaagcTTCACTGCTTCATTCACGACCGCGTCTTTGCTTACACTTGTATCTTGACTAGCCGAGTGAGAAATGCATTCTGCCGACACAACATCCTTGCCTCGGTTTTCAGTGTTACATGTTATTGAATTGAAACATTTAAAAGATGTTTTGTTACTAGATAAATCGGTGAAATCTTCTGCCATGTAACATTTTCTGACTGCTGAAATAAGATCCACAGATAATAAAGAAACAGCATCATGGACATCTTCTATTGTCCAATGGCTTCTATTTGATCCCCACTCGCGAACAAGTACTTTCTGGGTCAAATTATAGAGACTGTGGAGGCAATGAGGGCAACATTGATACAAGCAAACAAACCCGGATTCAGCTGGACCCTTGTCCTTGCTTGAAGAGGCGTTGATATCTATAGTATTCTCATGTTTATCAGATTCAACATCACCTGACTTACCAATCTCAACACTCTCTTGTTCAAAGGTTGTGTGAAATCCATTTTCAGAAACGACCGCGGAGCGAGTGCATGTGGATTTATTCAAGTCTTTCGGCATTCCAAGTTCTTCATCTGCAGCTTCGTAATTTTCAGCAGTTACTGATTCAGATAATACTCCATTCTCCTGATTCAAGGATGGATGTGGAGGTTGGTTTGCAAGACAAGAGTCGTTAATATGCGTATCCGGACAAGGATGGTTAGGCTGAGATCCTTCAGAACATTCTTTTTGGCCATCACGATCGGTATTACCTAAATTATCATTTATGTCATTCAAGGAAAGACACTCTGTTGTTGCGGTAGGAACTCCCTTTGGACTTCTCTCCAGTGTCTCCAAATCATCACCATCAGCAGGAACAATCAaagggcaatcctcaccttcgGGTTGGTGACAGTCTTCACATGGGAGATGACTGTTTAAAGACCCGCCAGCTGCTGGTATAACCTTTGTTGCAAGCTCCGGAGAATCCTGATCAAGACTGAAATGGAAGGAATAACTGTTAGAGACCTAACCCGTACAAAAAGCTTAAAAACAATCTGTACATAAAGTCCTTTTTGAATAAACAGCttatgaataagctatttttataacaaaagataaaataaaagtcataatattttatttgagctataaactgttttcataagctatcctaaagagcttatagaaataaactgaaaacagcttatggacatgtcataagttgtttctataaaCTCTTCCAAACAGTCTTGCAAATGCTTACGTtggtagataagctcaaataagtcaatctaaaCAGATCCTAAAGGTAAAATAGAAATACCTAAGCAATGCATAAGCCCAGTTGTTGACCATATCTTCCAAATAAGCCACTTGTGATAAAATACGGAGATATTGATATCTGTTTCTCCCGGCttgaattttcatatttatcatcTCAGTTAAGATCTCGAGAACTTTCCTTACCTCAAAGGAAACTTCCCTAACTGATTTATAAACACCCTTGTATGCTGATAAACCAACAGCAACCAAGCCTCTAACTAAACCAGCACTTTCTTTGCTTTTAGTGCCACCAGAGCCACCGGTGCTTTTAGTCCCACCAGAGCTACCGCCAATTACCACCTTGTCTTGTGAATTGTTAGGACGAATTATACAGGAATTGAAAGGCCATCCCCTCCAAGGCCCACTCGCGTCAGCACAAGGACCTTCTTTGAGCTTTGAAGTAACCCAACAAAGTTCAGCAAAATGAGGGTATAGAAGAATTTGATAGCCAAATGTGGATATTGCCATTAAAAGATTCGACTTTCCCTTCACTGACCTACTGTTAGGTTGTGGAACTTTTGTCAAGGACTCGGGAAATTGAACTTCACCCTTCTCGTTGGCTGGTTCGTTTTCTTTTCCCTGAGTTACTTTATCTTTACAAACTTCAATTGATTCATAGGCTTTGTCCCTCTTCTGGGCACCCATGTGAGCATGAGATCTCTGATGAATCAACTGAACTCGTTGCTCAACTACAGTTCTTAGAAGCTCAATTGAAGATAGATAGATGGCCAAGTCATGATCAAAATTCCCATCTATCTGCAGAGAGAATTGAGGAACTGTTTGAACTAAAGGAGTTGACTGGGTGTCCTTAGTTTGATAACTCTTGAAGAATCCTGTTATCTTGTGAGGAAGTTCAGTATAGGGAACTTCTGCAGTAGCCtgattcaaatgaaaaataaaacatcagGATCTTGTTAGAATTAATATTAGTATTAGGAATTGTAGCAATTATTTTCAGATTCATGTGCATAGTTAACCATGTATCTAAGGAAAGTTATACGTACACTTAGCAGTTTTGTTAATCTCCACCTAAATGtaaattttatgtttatttactGCCAGCCAAAAGCTTATAAACAGAAGATCTGTGCACAAATAACTCAAGCATTCAGAAACTTCTATCATGAATTCTTAAGTGATCTGATACCcagtacaaaaatatcataaatgttTAGTTGATATTAATAATTCGCCTACTAGGAAAAACAAAAGGATAATCGAGTTATCAATTTTACTGTATAGTCAATAGCGCACTATAACGCTGCAGCTGAGCAGTATGGCCCCGCGCCACTGCAGTACATGCAAGTGAAACAGTTTTGTGTAGCAGCCGCTACAGCTAAAATAGCAGCGGGTAATCGATATAGCATTGCACCTCATTATGAGATAAAAAATTCCAAACAAAATATGGTTAAATATGAAACTTTAGGGCATTTTGATTGGGCTATacactaaaaaaatcaataacagTGTTTGGGcttctttctcaatttttcttACGCGTGCTGTCATATTTTACTCTCTCGCTGGTCATTAATAGCTTGTTGAATTTTTACGTGTATAGAAAAAATTatctgttaaaaaataataaattatataaactgtataaaattttcaaaattgctATCATCTCATTATCTGCTGTCTCGCAATAGCGTTTTTAGGTTGGTTAGCTGCTGCACTCGTCCATCTGAGATTAATAACACTGCCATAAATATTAAAAGCAGCATCACACAATGTGAATAATGCCATTGGATTAATTTGTACTCTACATTAGAATTAATAAATAGCCGAGTctgaaaatataaaacatttaaactaaaaatgaaggagaaaaaaatccAGGAATCAATTGTATGAATGTGTTTGCGTATTACAGACAAGATAAAGCGTTCATACCAGAATCATCACAGATGTGGATAAACCAATGGTCTCCACTTGCTCAATAAACGACATCCAGGCATAAGAAGCCTTTTTGTTGGCTTGGCATTTCGTAATCTCGGTCGAGTTTTTCCCAGTATTGATCCCATTTTCCTTCTCAACAATTTGGCTTGGTGTGAAAGAAGATTTGTCCGTCTCGGATGATAGATGATTTATTGAGCAGGAATCAGTCTTTTCAGCAATCTTCAAATCTTCCTCCACAGCCCACAAATCAATTCTTGGCATAAATATTACACAAGATTTCATGCTAGCACATTTCACTGCCACATAGAAACTAATGATTATCAGATCTGGATGTTACTACAGTTATGGTCTAGAAGTAACCTACATTTCACTGCATTTGAGATCAATATTTTTGCATATAGCAACAAAGTTGATTTTACTCTCACACTTGGCTTCTTTTAAGGTCTAGAcactatttaagaaaaaatgcattttttttgcaAACCAAAGCCAAAAGTTGATAAACAACGCTATATAGGTAAAAACTAGGAAAAAGTAACATACTTAATATTTGTGTGATCCCTTGCACAACATCTCCATGCCCTTCTTGTGAAATAGTTGCCATATCAATCTTTTGTACTTCAATATTTCCAATAAAGCAGTAAAGAAGGCATGAAGCAAGATGTCTCTGGCCAGATCGAGGATTTCCGTAAATCAATATTCGAAAACCTGATTTGTTAGTCATTCCAAACGACGTGTCTGGTAATCGTCCGTTAAACAGGCTACCATGGTTCTTTACGGAAGAATTCTCGTCAGCATGATCCACAATATCACAGAAACCAGAAAAACCATGGTCTGCGGATAAAATGCCAGAACCACTAAGACACTTACTTACCTCATAAGCAACGTTTGTTTCTTGAAGGAAATCATCAAGGTGCAACCACCAATGATCAATAGGCATTTCCTTTTTGCCTAGAGCAGAAACCATTACATTCTTAATCAATGCCACAGCACTAGATATTGGAAGTGGCAACCACAGACGTTCGTCAAGATAAAGAGATACAAGAATGGTGCACAACGGCCGCAATAAACAAGGAACAAGTTGGACAGGAAGAGGGGAGCATGATACATCATTTGCAGCATTTCCAGCTTCTCTTTGGGAGCACGGTGATGGGGAAGACAAAAAAGCGTCTACCCAATCCCTCTCCTCCACGGTAAAGGATGGAAGAGGAATATTCTTACAATCAGAAGAATGTCTTTTTTCAGCTACAGATAGCACCTCTTGCAAAGGGAAATTCCTCTTCAGCGCATTCATGGCCGCTTGGGTACAGAGAGCTTGGAGATCGGCACCAGCAAAGCCAGAAGTTTTTTTTGCAATCCACCCAAGCAAGGATCCACCAATTGGTTTTGGCCACTTCTGTGTGTGAAGTGAGAGAATGGAAGCTCTGTCTTCAGTTGATGGCAATGGAAAGTAAATTTCCCGATCAAATCTTCCAGGTCGCCTAAGCGCCGGGTCAACAGCATCAGGACGGTTTGTTGCACCTATGACCACCACTGAACCCCTGGATT
Proteins encoded in this window:
- the LOC25487297 gene encoding uncharacterized protein, which produces MMRSSPSSSRIRKKHKKLDAICEEEYTRNHGECNVGHDLNPDSGVRRSSRARRAPVLLDVSPTPKKKRLKLGKDVVPKSVEGDKGVGRESGGSGGGNWSLRSRSRGKNVEFEVKEERELSGRKRKLFDEVLEVDKKDELEVVEDDRKEELEAVEGDGKEEIEVVEVDNKEGFKYFTRRKFKSKKRTRRVEATKGDQRLEENECPVGLDESKSQEVELVVVLDTGEGSASFPETELAHENPIDSRDENAATRNEERIETDNLQAEECSGDVEPSPMERVESLDEQGDKIESEKEGIYASNVDEIAGVSTEQADNEGAVDKEVGIDENVSKDESVGKRDELKQASNDKSGYRCIKEGRRCGLCGRGSDGKPPKRLVQDNGDSENEAYSGSSASEEPAYETWDGFDDEPGWLGRLLGPINDRYGIAGIWVHQNCAVWSPEVYFAGLGCLKNVRAALCRGRALKCTRCGRRGATIGCRVDRCPKTYHLACARANGCIFDHRKFLIACTDHRHLFQPCGDKYLARLKKLRARKMMWETKKRSNDASRKDIDAEEKWLENCGEDEEFLKRENKRLHRDVLRIAPVYIGGSDSSASDNSFQGWESVAGLNDVIRCMKEVVIIPLLYPNFFDNLGLTPPRGVLLHGYPGTGKTLVVRSLIGACARGDRRIAYFARKGADCLGKYVGDAERQLRLLFQVAEKCQPSIIFFDEIDGLAPSRTRQQDQTHSSVVSTLLALMDGLKSRGSVVVIGATNRPDAVDPALRRPGRFDREIYFPLPSTEDRASILSLHTQKWPKPIGGSLLGWIAKKTSGFAGADLQALCTQAAMNALKRNFPLQEVLSVAEKRHSSDCKNIPLPSFTVEERDWVDAFLSSPSPCSQREAGNAANDVSCSPLPVQLVPCLLRPLCTILVSLYLDERLWLPLPISSAVALIKNVMVSALGKKEMPIDHWWLHLDDFLQETNVAYEVSKCLSGSGILSADHGFSGFCDIVDHADENSSVKNHGSLFNGRLPDTSFGMTNKSGFRILIYGNPRSGQRHLASCLLYCFIGNIEVQKIDMATISQEGHGDVVQGITQILMKCASMKSCVIFMPRIDLWAVEEDLKIAEKTDSCSINHLSSETDKSSFTPSQIVEKENGINTGKNSTEITKCQANKKASYAWMSFIEQVETIGLSTSVMILATAEVPYTELPHKITGFFKSYQTKDTQSTPLVQTVPQFSLQIDGNFDHDLAIYLSSIELLRTVVEQRVQLIHQRSHAHMGAQKRDKAYESIEVCKDKVTQGKENEPANEKGEVQFPESLTKVPQPNSRSVKGKSNLLMAISTFGYQILLYPHFAELCWVTSKLKEGPCADASGPWRGWPFNSCIIRPNNSQDKVVIGGSSGGTKSTGGSGGTKSKESAGLVRGLVAVGLSAYKGVYKSVREVSFEVRKVLEILTEMINMKIQAGRNRYQYLRILSQVAYLEDMVNNWAYALLSLDQDSPELATKVIPAAGGSLNSHLPCEDCHQPEGEDCPLIVPADGDDLETLERSPKGVPTATTECLSLNDINDNLGNTDRDGQKECSEGSQPNHPCPDTHINDSCLANQPPHPSLNQENGVLSESVTAENYEAADEELGMPKDLNKSTCTRSAVVSENGFHTTFEQESVEIGKSGDVESDKHENTIDINASSSKDKGPAESGFVCLYQCCPHCLHSLYNLTQKVLVREWGSNRSHWTIEDVHDAVSLLSVDLISAVRKCYMAEDFTDLSSNKTSFKCFNSITCNTENRGKDVVSAECISHSASQDTSVSKDAVVNEAVKLDLKFVFRDGVLVPMDPAKDAPLHCKFEKLCLCSLIELIVKTKGSLD